A genome region from Micromonospora inyonensis includes the following:
- a CDS encoding DUF885 domain-containing protein produces MFTERAERIVDALLESRPELASAAGDHRYDDRLPDWSADAVAADRVMLREAAHALAEVDADSLPVEESVDHALLTALVDRELFESTEIRTHEWDPLRHNPGLLLHALLSRPYAPVEVRLTHLAGRLAAVPDALATARATLRDLPRIHAETAVGQFTGTAALVRHEVPALLAQAPALGDRVEPTARAAVAALAEFADWLRAGLAADDGPGPDPRLGRRRWEARLWHTLDTELPAAEVLRRAWANLERVTEEIRVAAVELVGGPADDETVRRALDLLAAEHPDDHTIVDLASVTLDEATDFVRAHDLVSLVDDPCVIQEMPEFARGVAVAYCDSPGGLETADLPTFYCIAPTPADWPAHRVASFYREYNDHMIRNLTVHEAMPGHFLQLAHARRYAGTTRVRALARSGPFVEGWAVYAEELMATAGFGGLPVRLQQLKMQLRMTINALLDQLTHCEELPEAEAMALMTGRGFQEEGEAAGKWRRALLTSTQLSTYFVGYAEIAEIGAARPAQVPVRWWHDAMLAHDCPPPRHLRTLLGV; encoded by the coding sequence ATGTTCACCGAGCGGGCCGAGCGGATCGTCGACGCGTTGCTGGAGAGCCGTCCGGAGCTGGCCTCCGCAGCGGGGGACCACCGCTACGACGACCGGTTGCCCGACTGGTCCGCCGACGCCGTCGCCGCCGACCGGGTGATGCTGCGGGAGGCGGCGCACGCGCTCGCCGAGGTGGACGCGGACTCCCTCCCGGTCGAGGAGTCGGTCGACCACGCCCTGCTCACCGCCCTGGTCGACCGGGAACTCTTCGAGTCGACCGAGATCCGGACGCACGAGTGGGACCCGCTGCGGCACAACCCCGGCCTACTGCTGCACGCCCTGCTGTCCCGCCCGTACGCCCCGGTCGAGGTGCGGCTGACCCACCTGGCCGGGCGGCTGGCGGCCGTACCCGACGCCCTGGCGACCGCGCGCGCGACGCTGCGCGACCTGCCGCGCATCCACGCCGAGACGGCGGTCGGGCAGTTCACCGGTACGGCGGCGCTGGTGCGCCACGAGGTGCCCGCGCTGCTGGCGCAGGCCCCGGCGCTCGGCGACCGGGTGGAACCGACGGCGCGGGCGGCGGTCGCCGCGCTGGCGGAGTTCGCCGACTGGCTGCGGGCCGGGCTGGCCGCCGACGACGGGCCCGGCCCGGACCCCCGGCTCGGCCGCCGTCGCTGGGAGGCCCGGCTCTGGCACACCCTGGACACCGAGCTGCCCGCCGCCGAGGTGCTGCGCCGCGCCTGGGCCAACCTGGAGCGGGTGACCGAGGAGATCCGCGTGGCCGCCGTCGAGCTGGTCGGTGGTCCGGCCGACGACGAGACGGTACGCCGGGCGCTGGACCTGCTCGCCGCCGAGCACCCGGACGACCACACCATCGTCGACCTGGCCTCGGTCACGCTCGACGAGGCCACCGACTTCGTCCGGGCGCACGACCTGGTCTCCCTGGTCGACGACCCGTGCGTGATCCAGGAGATGCCGGAGTTCGCCCGGGGCGTGGCGGTGGCGTACTGCGACTCGCCCGGCGGGCTGGAGACGGCGGACCTGCCTACGTTCTACTGCATCGCGCCGACCCCGGCGGACTGGCCGGCGCACCGGGTGGCGTCGTTCTACCGCGAGTACAACGACCACATGATCCGCAACCTGACCGTGCACGAGGCGATGCCCGGACACTTCCTCCAGCTCGCCCACGCGCGGCGGTACGCCGGCACCACCCGGGTACGGGCATTGGCCCGCTCCGGGCCGTTCGTCGAGGGCTGGGCGGTCTACGCCGAGGAGCTGATGGCCACCGCCGGCTTCGGTGGCCTGCCGGTGCGCTTGCAGCAGCTCAAGATGCAGCTGCGGATGACCATCAACGCGCTGCTCGACCAGTTGACACACTGCGAGGAGCTGCCCGAGGCCGAGGCGATGGCGCTGATGACCGGCCGGGGCTTCCAGGAGGAGGGGGAGGCGGCCGGCAAGTGGCGGCGGGCGCTGCTCACCTCGACGCAGCTCTCGACGTACTTCGTCGGCTACGCCGAGATCGCGGAGATCGGCGCGGCCCGTCCGGCGCAGGTGCCGGTACGGTGGTGGCACGACGCGATGCTCGCCCACGACTGCCCGCCCCCGCGCCACCTGCGCACCCTGCTCGGGGTGTGA
- the eno gene encoding phosphopyruvate hydratase gives MATIEGIVAREILDSRGNPTVEVEVGLDDGTVARAAVPSGASTGAFEAIELRDGDSDRYLGKGVEKAVANIEDKIVDQLVGYEASEQRLIDQKMLDIDGTDNKSELGANAILGVSLAVAKAAAGSAELSLFRYLGGPNAHLLPVPMMNILNGGAHADSNVDVQEFMIAPIGAPSFREAVRSGAEVYHALKSVLKKQGLSTGLGDEGGFAPNLPTNAAALDLIAEAVEKAGYRLGTDIVFALDVAATEFFDNGTYTFEGSPKSAEEMSNYYTKLAGDYPIVSIEDPLAEDDWTGWATLTAALGDRVQIVGDDLFVTNPQRIARGIAEKAANAVLVKVNQIGSLTETLDAVDLAHRAGFRCMMSHRSGETEDTTIADLAVATGCGQIKTGAPARSDRVAKYNQLLRIEEELADAARYAGAGAFPRYRSA, from the coding sequence GTGGCAACCATCGAGGGAATCGTCGCCCGGGAGATTCTCGACTCGCGGGGCAACCCGACCGTCGAGGTCGAGGTCGGCCTGGACGACGGCACGGTGGCCCGCGCCGCGGTGCCCTCCGGCGCCTCCACCGGCGCCTTCGAGGCGATCGAGCTGCGCGACGGTGACTCCGACCGCTACCTGGGCAAGGGTGTCGAGAAGGCGGTCGCGAACATCGAGGACAAGATCGTCGACCAGCTCGTCGGCTACGAGGCCAGCGAGCAGCGGCTGATCGACCAGAAGATGCTGGACATCGACGGCACGGACAACAAGTCCGAGCTGGGCGCGAACGCCATCCTCGGCGTCTCGCTCGCGGTGGCCAAGGCGGCGGCCGGCAGCGCCGAGCTGAGCCTCTTCCGCTACCTGGGCGGCCCGAACGCGCACCTGCTGCCGGTGCCGATGATGAACATCCTCAACGGTGGCGCGCACGCCGACTCGAACGTCGACGTCCAGGAGTTCATGATCGCCCCGATCGGGGCGCCCAGCTTCCGTGAGGCGGTGCGCTCGGGCGCGGAGGTCTACCACGCGCTCAAGTCCGTGCTCAAGAAGCAGGGCCTCTCCACCGGCCTCGGCGACGAGGGCGGCTTCGCGCCGAACCTGCCCACCAACGCCGCCGCGCTGGACCTGATCGCCGAGGCGGTCGAGAAGGCCGGCTACCGGCTCGGCACCGACATCGTCTTCGCCCTGGACGTGGCCGCGACGGAGTTCTTCGACAACGGCACCTACACCTTCGAGGGCTCGCCGAAGAGCGCCGAGGAGATGAGCAACTACTACACCAAGCTCGCCGGTGACTACCCGATCGTGTCGATCGAGGACCCGCTGGCCGAGGACGACTGGACCGGCTGGGCCACCCTGACCGCCGCGCTCGGCGACCGGGTCCAGATCGTCGGCGACGACCTGTTCGTCACCAACCCGCAGCGCATCGCCCGGGGCATCGCCGAGAAGGCGGCGAACGCGGTGCTCGTGAAGGTCAACCAGATCGGCTCGCTCACCGAGACCCTCGACGCGGTGGACCTGGCCCACCGGGCCGGTTTCCGGTGCATGATGAGCCACCGCTCCGGCGAGACCGAGGACACCACCATCGCCGACCTGGCGGTGGCCACCGGCTGCGGCCAGATCAAGACCGGTGCCCCGGCCCGCTCGGACCGGGTGGCGAAGTACAACCAGCTCCTCCGGATCGAGGAGGAGCTGGCGGACGCGGCGCGGTACGCCGGTGCGGGTGCCTTCCCGCGCTACCGTTCCGCCTGA
- a CDS encoding FtsB family cell division protein — protein MQPRRTPGGQRPVRRPGHPGRPGGARVRTTSRDGVRAESRGTAGRAPGAARGAEGVRSASRPAAARRTAAGGTVKRLTAPRPRRFTGRATVLFAVLIALALGYTYPVRVYLDQQADIERMEAAQAAQRELIEELSVKAAKWQDPAYIETQARERFFMGRPGETLVVVLKGQAPADQGTGPLPPRSERPRSDDPWYDTLWSSIEAANAERPDK, from the coding sequence ATGCAGCCGCGCCGCACACCGGGCGGGCAGCGCCCCGTCCGCCGGCCGGGTCATCCCGGCCGGCCCGGTGGGGCCCGCGTGCGGACCACCAGCCGGGACGGCGTCCGCGCCGAGTCGCGTGGCACCGCCGGTCGCGCTCCGGGCGCCGCCCGGGGTGCCGAGGGCGTACGCTCCGCGAGCCGCCCCGCGGCGGCCCGCCGGACGGCCGCCGGTGGCACCGTCAAGCGGCTCACCGCACCCCGTCCCCGACGCTTCACCGGGCGGGCCACCGTGCTCTTCGCGGTGCTCATCGCGCTCGCCCTCGGCTACACCTACCCGGTCCGGGTCTACCTCGACCAGCAGGCCGACATCGAGCGGATGGAGGCCGCCCAGGCCGCCCAGCGGGAGCTGATCGAGGAGCTCTCCGTCAAGGCGGCCAAGTGGCAGGACCCGGCCTACATCGAGACCCAGGCCCGGGAGCGGTTCTTCATGGGCCGCCCCGGCGAGACGCTGGTGGTGGTGCTCAAGGGCCAGGCCCCGGCCGACCAGGGGACCGGTCCGCTGCCACCCCGCTCCGAGCGTCCGCGCAGCGACGACCCGTGGTACGACACCCTCTGGTCGAGCATCGAGGCGGCCAACGCCGAGCGCCCCGACAAGTGA
- a CDS encoding DUF501 domain-containing protein: MTLAPPPEPAADSVPPPKREPATGADLAAVAAQLGRPPRGTRAVAHRCPCGLPDVVETTPRLADGTPFPTLFYLTCPRATAACSRLESAGLMKEMAERLATDPELAARYRAAHEDYLARREAIGQVPEIAGISAGGMPGRVKCLHVHLGHALGAGPGVNPFGDETLALVERWWAAGPCVDVPADE, translated from the coding sequence GTGACACTCGCACCCCCGCCGGAGCCGGCGGCGGACTCCGTACCCCCGCCGAAGCGGGAGCCGGCGACCGGGGCCGACCTGGCAGCGGTGGCCGCCCAGCTCGGACGCCCGCCCCGGGGCACCCGCGCGGTGGCCCACCGCTGCCCGTGCGGCCTGCCCGACGTGGTGGAGACCACCCCCCGGCTCGCCGACGGCACCCCGTTCCCGACCCTGTTCTACCTGACCTGTCCCCGGGCCACGGCCGCGTGCAGCCGGCTGGAGTCGGCCGGGCTGATGAAGGAGATGGCCGAGCGGCTCGCCACCGACCCGGAGCTGGCCGCCCGCTACCGGGCCGCCCACGAGGACTACCTCGCCCGGCGGGAGGCGATCGGCCAGGTGCCGGAGATCGCCGGCATCTCCGCCGGGGGCATGCCGGGACGGGTGAAGTGCCTGCACGTGCACCTCGGGCACGCGCTCGGCGCGGGGCCGGGGGTGAACCCGTTCGGCGACGAGACGTTGGCGCTGGTGGAACGGTGGTGGGCCGCCGGGCCGTGCGTGGACGTGCCGGCGGACGAATGA
- a CDS encoding amino-acid N-acetyltransferase, whose protein sequence is MSSAEFAVRRARTSDVRGIRRLVDTYTDDRRLLSKATVTLYEDVQEFRVAERVTDGTVVGCGALHVMWEDLAEIRTVAVDPACRGQRLGHRIVADLIDGARELGVGRIFVLTFETRFFGSFGFEAIDGAPVPQPVYEQLLRSYDEGVAEFLDLERVKPNTLGNTRMLLRL, encoded by the coding sequence ATGAGCAGCGCGGAGTTCGCCGTCCGGCGGGCGCGTACGTCGGACGTACGGGGCATCCGCCGCCTGGTGGACACGTACACCGACGATCGGCGGCTGCTCAGCAAGGCCACCGTCACCCTCTACGAGGACGTGCAGGAGTTCCGGGTCGCCGAACGGGTCACCGACGGCACCGTGGTGGGCTGCGGCGCGCTGCACGTGATGTGGGAGGACCTGGCCGAGATCCGGACGGTCGCGGTGGACCCGGCGTGCCGGGGCCAGCGGCTCGGCCACCGGATCGTCGCCGACCTGATCGACGGAGCCCGCGAGCTGGGCGTGGGACGGATCTTCGTGCTGACCTTCGAGACCCGGTTCTTCGGCTCGTTCGGGTTCGAGGCGATCGACGGCGCGCCGGTCCCGCAGCCGGTCTACGAGCAGCTGCTGCGCTCGTACGACGAGGGTGTGGCGGAGTTCCTCGACCTGGAACGGGTCAAGCCGAACACCCTCGGCAACACCCGGATGCTGCTGCGCCTCTGA
- a CDS encoding Ppx/GppA phosphatase family protein gives MAAIDCGTNSIRLLIADLPDASAGPTAPLTDISRRLEIVRLGQGVDQTGRLAPEAIERTRVALAGYAAEIEKQGVDRVRMCATSASRDASNAADFRAMVERTLGVAPEVVTGDEEARLSFTGAVRGLPTDAEAPYLVVDIGGGSTEFVLGTREDGVEAAISVDIGCVRMTERHLHGDPPTPAEVAAAEADVAAAVDRALTVVPGRRAATLVGLAGSVTTVVAIAQGLHEYDPERIHHARVSYETVAGVTADLLGRTRAQRLEIPVMHPGRADVIGAGALVLRVIMERAGMSALVASEHDILDGIAWSMLPGC, from the coding sequence GTGGCGGCCATCGACTGCGGCACCAACTCGATCCGACTCCTGATCGCCGACCTGCCGGACGCTTCGGCAGGCCCGACGGCACCCCTGACCGACATCAGCCGGCGGCTCGAGATCGTCCGGCTCGGTCAGGGCGTGGACCAGACCGGCCGGCTCGCCCCCGAGGCGATCGAGCGGACTCGCGTCGCGCTGGCCGGGTACGCGGCGGAGATCGAGAAGCAGGGCGTGGACCGGGTGCGGATGTGCGCCACCTCCGCCTCCCGGGACGCCTCGAACGCCGCCGACTTCCGGGCCATGGTGGAACGGACCCTCGGCGTCGCACCGGAGGTGGTCACCGGCGACGAGGAGGCCCGGCTCTCCTTCACCGGCGCGGTGCGTGGGCTGCCGACCGACGCCGAAGCGCCGTATCTGGTGGTCGACATCGGTGGCGGATCCACCGAGTTCGTCCTCGGCACCCGTGAGGACGGCGTCGAGGCGGCGATCTCGGTGGACATCGGCTGCGTCCGGATGACCGAGCGGCACCTGCACGGCGACCCGCCGACCCCGGCGGAGGTGGCCGCCGCCGAGGCGGACGTCGCGGCGGCGGTGGACCGCGCGCTCACCGTCGTGCCGGGGCGGCGGGCCGCCACCCTGGTCGGGCTCGCCGGTTCGGTCACCACCGTGGTCGCCATCGCTCAGGGCCTGCACGAGTACGATCCGGAGCGGATCCACCACGCCCGGGTGTCGTACGAGACGGTGGCCGGGGTGACCGCCGACCTGCTCGGCAGGACGCGCGCCCAGCGGCTGGAGATCCCGGTGATGCACCCGGGCCGGGCGGACGTGATCGGGGCCGGCGCCCTGGTGCTCCGCGTGATCATGGAACGCGCCGGTATGTCCGCGCTGGTCGCCAGCGAGCACGACATCCTCGACGGCATCGCCTGGAGCATGCTGCCCGGTTGCTAG
- the mycP gene encoding type VII secretion-associated serine protease mycosin, whose protein sequence is MSARLSALCRRVLAVAAGLALTALGTPVSAGAAVPPLERQWHLDALRVGEAHRISTGEGVTVAVIDTGVYAEHPDLAGRVLDGTRLIGRDDKGKVDERNHGTGVAGLIAARGGGRGRALGIAPGARILPVTVATNTFAGSNLPEGIRYAVDHGAKVVNISNGGPTTSSALTEAVRYAQSKDVVVVAAAGNAEQGDTGVLYPARLPGVIAVGATGRDGEPWSGATRGEQIAITAPGVDVSTTAGRWSDLTEGGYVTVDGTSAAAPLVAGAAALIRARYPEASAADVVNRLVSTARDAGPPGRDDRYGFGRLDLVRALTADVPPVDANPLGAVPTAASEETAAQESGGLDLRPLVPVVIGLLVVAALAVLVVVLLVVRRSNRPTSH, encoded by the coding sequence ATGAGTGCGCGGCTGTCGGCCCTGTGCCGGAGAGTCCTGGCCGTCGCGGCCGGGCTCGCGCTGACCGCCCTCGGGACGCCGGTGTCCGCCGGGGCCGCGGTGCCCCCGCTGGAGCGGCAGTGGCACCTGGACGCGCTGCGGGTCGGCGAGGCACACCGGATCTCCACCGGTGAGGGCGTCACCGTCGCGGTCATCGACACCGGGGTGTACGCGGAGCACCCCGACCTGGCCGGCCGGGTCCTCGACGGCACGCGGCTGATCGGCCGGGACGACAAGGGCAAGGTCGACGAACGCAACCACGGGACCGGGGTGGCGGGGCTGATCGCCGCGCGGGGCGGCGGCCGCGGTCGTGCCCTGGGCATCGCCCCGGGGGCGAGGATCCTGCCGGTGACCGTCGCGACGAACACCTTCGCCGGCAGCAACCTGCCGGAGGGCATCCGGTACGCGGTCGACCACGGCGCAAAGGTCGTCAACATCTCCAACGGCGGCCCCACGACCAGCTCCGCCCTCACCGAGGCGGTGCGGTACGCGCAGTCGAAGGACGTCGTGGTGGTCGCCGCCGCAGGCAACGCCGAGCAGGGAGACACCGGGGTGCTCTATCCGGCTCGACTTCCCGGTGTGATCGCGGTCGGTGCCACCGGCCGGGACGGCGAGCCGTGGTCGGGCGCGACCCGGGGCGAGCAGATCGCCATCACCGCCCCCGGGGTGGACGTCTCCACCACCGCCGGCCGGTGGTCGGACCTGACCGAGGGCGGCTACGTCACCGTGGACGGTACGAGCGCGGCGGCGCCGCTGGTGGCCGGGGCGGCGGCGCTGATCCGGGCGCGCTATCCCGAGGCGAGCGCGGCGGACGTGGTCAACCGGTTGGTGTCCACCGCCCGGGACGCCGGGCCGCCCGGTCGGGACGACCGATACGGCTTCGGCAGGCTCGACCTGGTCCGGGCGCTGACCGCCGACGTGCCCCCGGTCGACGCGAACCCGCTGGGGGCGGTGCCGACGGCAGCGTCGGAGGAGACCGCGGCGCAGGAGAGCGGCGGCCTCGACCTCAGGCCGCTCGTCCCGGTCGTGATCGGGCTGCTGGTGGTGGCGGCCCTGGCGGTGCTGGTCGTCGTGCTGCTGGTGGTCCGCCGGAGCAACCGTCCCACCAGCCACTAG
- the mycP gene encoding type VII secretion-associated serine protease mycosin: MHGRSGNRRPLRAGATRGPARWRAVLCGAVVALLATLVVPPTPGRAAPKCGPSGERAPTTTPWPLRRLEPGAAWRMTRGSGVLVAVIDSGVSATHPALRGRVRDGRDFSGLPQHAGQCDLAGHGTMVAGIIAGRAEAGTPFTGIAPSARILPLRVLPDTRRTNDESLPGQIAQAIRYAVDNDAEVINLSLETLPTPQLAAAVEYALDNRVVVVAAAGNQQQQRDEPAYPAGYPGVIAVAGVDEQGGHVGTSISGDYVDIAAPGHNIVAPAPGGSGWLTEPEGGTSFAAAYVSGVAALVRAAHPELSPAQVASRLARTADAPPEGRNDQVGHGVVNPYRAVSNLLGTRSDPPLGAMAEPTPVTDPWARERVVAIWAAAIGALLAVVLLVSRPVVRSGRRRGWRPGRRPLEAPDDAAPEPTRP, encoded by the coding sequence GTGCACGGACGCTCCGGGAACCGCCGCCCGCTCCGGGCGGGTGCCACCCGAGGACCGGCCCGGTGGCGGGCGGTGCTCTGCGGTGCCGTGGTCGCGCTGCTGGCGACCCTCGTCGTACCCCCGACTCCCGGTCGCGCCGCGCCCAAGTGCGGCCCGTCCGGCGAACGCGCGCCCACGACGACGCCCTGGCCGCTACGGCGGTTGGAACCGGGGGCAGCCTGGCGGATGACCCGTGGCAGCGGCGTCCTGGTCGCCGTCATCGACTCCGGTGTCTCGGCCACCCATCCGGCCCTGCGGGGGCGGGTCCGCGACGGCCGCGACTTCAGCGGCCTGCCGCAGCACGCCGGGCAGTGCGACCTGGCCGGCCACGGGACCATGGTGGCGGGCATCATCGCCGGCCGGGCGGAGGCCGGGACGCCCTTCACCGGCATCGCGCCGTCCGCCCGGATTCTGCCGCTGCGCGTGCTGCCGGACACCCGGCGCACCAACGACGAGAGCCTGCCCGGCCAGATCGCCCAGGCCATCCGGTACGCGGTCGACAACGATGCCGAGGTCATCAACCTCTCGCTGGAGACCCTGCCCACCCCGCAACTGGCCGCCGCTGTCGAGTACGCCCTGGACAACCGGGTCGTGGTGGTGGCCGCCGCCGGCAACCAGCAGCAGCAACGGGACGAGCCCGCCTATCCGGCCGGCTACCCCGGAGTGATCGCCGTCGCCGGCGTCGACGAGCAGGGGGGCCACGTCGGCACCTCGATCAGCGGCGACTACGTCGACATCGCCGCGCCCGGGCACAACATCGTCGCCCCGGCACCCGGCGGTAGCGGGTGGCTCACCGAGCCCGAGGGGGGCACCAGTTTCGCGGCAGCGTACGTCTCCGGGGTGGCCGCACTGGTCCGCGCGGCGCACCCCGAACTCAGCCCGGCGCAGGTCGCCAGCCGGCTGGCCCGTACCGCGGACGCCCCGCCGGAGGGGCGCAACGACCAGGTCGGGCACGGAGTGGTCAACCCGTACCGGGCGGTCAGCAACCTGCTCGGCACGCGCAGCGATCCGCCGCTGGGGGCGATGGCCGAACCGACGCCGGTGACCGACCCGTGGGCGCGGGAACGGGTCGTGGCGATCTGGGCTGCCGCGATCGGCGCGCTCCTCGCCGTCGTCCTGCTGGTCTCCCGGCCGGTCGTCCGGTCGGGCCGGCGGCGGGGCTGGCGGCCCGGCCGGAGGCCACTGGAAGCGCCGGACGACGCGGCCCCCGAACCGACGAGGCCCTGA
- a CDS encoding WXG100 family type VII secretion target, whose product MGVSWEEMCQQVVIDGRPGDVASAALGWTELLKNLRSVKESLEKNTADLGAVWKGPAFDAFKTHIDGVAKTTGQLIDDAEEGDGIVHSLNAAADRLTEAQREFPIPASCVNDVLEARNGHLTIGVGFFEAKVAPDFLGLLDPIAGLADWLNDRTDEAAQVYERVNNQYQGQAGTMPGETSALPTQRNPNLETPNLNTGGGGGGAGSVPSLPGGPGTGRPPGTPDVGTPTNPDLSTPNPHLDRDPDHNLPDTTTPDLDQSPPGTVDVDEEQYGSGLASAGPTTGVGGGGLPSTAGLGGGGGLGGGAGSGSIPGGGALGRPVATMMPPMMGGSAAGAGKGGGRGAGGKLGAGGRLGGGMAPGMLGGAGGAGGRGAGGGRGTGATATGARGAGGRGGLVGGAGAGYGEDDATRSTWLDEDEDVWGADGDSLPGILR is encoded by the coding sequence ATGGGTGTCAGTTGGGAAGAGATGTGCCAGCAGGTCGTCATCGACGGCCGGCCCGGTGACGTGGCCAGCGCCGCCCTCGGGTGGACGGAACTGCTGAAGAACCTGCGCAGCGTCAAGGAGAGCCTGGAGAAGAACACCGCGGACCTGGGGGCGGTCTGGAAGGGGCCGGCGTTCGACGCGTTCAAGACGCACATCGACGGGGTCGCCAAGACCACCGGGCAACTGATCGACGATGCCGAGGAGGGCGACGGCATCGTCCACTCCCTGAACGCCGCCGCGGACCGGCTGACCGAGGCGCAGCGGGAGTTCCCGATCCCGGCTTCGTGCGTCAACGACGTGCTGGAGGCCCGCAACGGGCACCTCACCATCGGTGTCGGCTTCTTCGAGGCGAAGGTGGCCCCGGACTTCCTCGGCCTGCTGGATCCGATCGCCGGGCTGGCCGACTGGCTCAACGACCGCACCGACGAGGCCGCCCAGGTCTACGAGCGGGTCAACAACCAGTACCAGGGCCAGGCCGGCACCATGCCGGGCGAGACGAGCGCGCTCCCGACACAGCGGAACCCCAACCTGGAAACCCCGAACCTGAACACCGGCGGCGGTGGAGGGGGCGCGGGTTCGGTACCCTCGCTGCCCGGCGGTCCCGGCACGGGCCGGCCGCCCGGCACGCCGGACGTCGGGACGCCCACGAACCCCGACCTGTCCACGCCCAACCCGCACCTCGACCGGGATCCCGACCACAACCTGCCCGACACGACCACGCCCGACCTCGACCAGTCCCCGCCCGGCACGGTCGACGTCGACGAGGAGCAGTACGGTTCCGGGCTGGCCAGCGCCGGTCCGACGACCGGTGTCGGTGGTGGAGGTCTGCCGAGCACGGCCGGCCTGGGCGGCGGGGGCGGTCTCGGCGGTGGAGCCGGCTCGGGATCGATTCCCGGTGGCGGCGCGCTCGGCCGTCCCGTCGCGACGATGATGCCGCCGATGATGGGTGGCAGTGCCGCTGGCGCGGGCAAGGGCGGCGGCCGGGGCGCCGGTGGAAAGCTCGGGGCGGGCGGTCGCCTGGGCGGGGGCATGGCGCCCGGCATGCTCGGCGGGGCCGGTGGCGCGGGTGGCCGGGGCGCCGGTGGAGGCCGGGGTACCGGTGCGACGGCCACCGGGGCGCGGGGCGCTGGGGGCCGGGGTGGCCTGGTCGGCGGTGCCGGTGCCGGCTACGGGGAGGACGATGCCACCCGGAGCACCTGGCTCGACGAGGACGAGGACGTCTGGGGCGCGGACGGCGACAGCCTGCCGGGCATCCTGCGCTGA
- a CDS encoding S8 family serine peptidase, protein MRRRDGVRAGRRAAAGLLAVLVATGTGVLATPPAAHAETVRGHQWYLDTLRIAQAHKLSKGSGVTVAVVDGGVDASHPDLRGQVLPGHGIGGDAAADGRRDANRIGHGTGMAGLIAGRGGGTDRLLGIAPAAKILPVSVGARFDPGELPTAIRWAVDNGADVVNLSLGTPGRPDRAELDAIRYALDKDVVVVASAGNREQGDTAVTSPANIPGVVAVSGLARSGVLFDGSVRGAEVVLAAPQERIISPRPYAVSKNGYGLTSGTSDSAAIVSGVAALVRSRYPDLDAANVVNRLIRTAEDEGRPGRDDLYGFGAVDPVAALSGTVPAVRGNPLVAPATADPAEASTGEADERGIYGFSVTNKAGAALQVGLCLAVVVGVIVLIVLARRSARRRTAAGPPGPPPPAGWPPAGPPPHADWPPAGPSWHPPSGQHPRYPPAPPTAHPHAAPVPGSAQPPAGPVPPAQAAPPRTDVDR, encoded by the coding sequence ATGCGTAGGAGAGACGGCGTCCGCGCGGGCCGGCGGGCCGCAGCGGGGCTGCTGGCCGTACTGGTCGCCACCGGCACCGGCGTGCTGGCCACTCCCCCGGCGGCCCACGCCGAGACCGTCCGCGGGCATCAGTGGTACCTGGACACCCTGCGGATTGCCCAGGCGCACAAACTGAGCAAGGGCAGCGGCGTCACCGTCGCGGTTGTCGACGGTGGGGTGGACGCCTCCCACCCGGACCTGCGCGGCCAGGTCCTGCCGGGCCACGGGATCGGCGGTGACGCCGCCGCCGACGGCCGCCGGGACGCCAACCGGATCGGGCACGGTACCGGCATGGCGGGTCTGATCGCCGGCCGTGGCGGGGGCACCGACCGCCTCCTGGGCATCGCCCCGGCGGCGAAGATCCTGCCGGTGTCGGTCGGGGCGCGGTTCGATCCGGGCGAGCTGCCCACGGCGATCCGCTGGGCGGTGGACAACGGCGCGGACGTCGTCAACCTGTCCCTCGGTACCCCCGGCCGACCCGACCGCGCCGAACTCGACGCGATCCGCTACGCCCTGGACAAGGACGTCGTCGTGGTCGCCTCGGCCGGCAACCGGGAGCAGGGTGACACCGCCGTCACGTCACCGGCCAACATCCCCGGCGTGGTCGCGGTCTCCGGTCTCGCCCGCAGCGGTGTGCTCTTCGACGGATCGGTCCGGGGTGCCGAGGTGGTGCTGGCCGCCCCGCAGGAGCGGATCATCAGCCCCCGCCCGTACGCGGTCTCGAAGAACGGCTACGGACTGACCAGTGGCACCAGCGACTCCGCCGCCATCGTCTCCGGGGTGGCCGCGCTGGTGCGGTCCCGCTACCCGGATCTCGACGCGGCCAATGTGGTCAACCGGTTGATCCGGACCGCCGAGGACGAGGGCCGGCCGGGCCGGGACGACCTCTACGGCTTCGGTGCCGTGGACCCGGTGGCCGCGCTCAGTGGCACGGTGCCGGCGGTACGCGGCAACCCGCTGGTGGCACCGGCGACGGCCGACCCGGCGGAAGCATCCACCGGCGAGGCGGACGAGCGGGGCATCTACGGCTTCAGCGTGACGAACAAGGCCGGCGCGGCGCTCCAGGTCGGCCTCTGCCTGGCGGTGGTCGTCGGTGTGATCGTCCTCATCGTGCTGGCCCGCCGGTCCGCGCGGCGACGGACCGCTGCCGGTCCGCCCGGTCCGCCGCCGCCCGCTGGCTGGCCACCGGCCGGTCCGCCGCCGCACGCTGACTGGCCACCGGCCGGTCCGTCGTGGCACCCGCCGTCCGGCCAGCACCCGAGGTACCCGCCGGCACCCCCCACCGCCCACCCGCACGCCGCGCCGGTGCCCGGTTCGGCTCAGCCGCCCGCCGGGCCGGTGCCCCCGGCCCAGGCCGCACCACCGCGCACCGACGTGGACCGCTAG